In a genomic window of beta proteobacterium MWH-UniP1:
- the purH gene encoding bifunctional phosphoribosylaminoimidazolecarboxamide formyltransferase/IMP cyclohydrolase produces the protein MSSVAPVASSPRPNRIPIKRALISVSNKAGIVEFAQALASRGVTILSTGGTATLLRDKGLNVMPVDQVTKFPEMLDGRVKTLHPAVHGGLLARRDSPEHMQALAAADFTPIDLLVVNLYPFRETLARPGASYEDVIENIDIGGPAMLRAGAKNHDGVAVVVDPSDYAGLLAELDQHNTTLGWPTRQRLARKVFAHTAAYDGAISNFLNGLAPIECDASATGCMPPAPESAQAYPDVLSVQVQKVQGMRYGENPHQSAAFYRDPDAREGTLANYTQLQGKELSFNNIADADAAWSCVRSFDGPACVIVKHANPCGVAIAEDALAAYQKAFKTDPTSAFGGILAFNTELSESAAQEISKQFAEVIIAPSFHPNALKVFAAKANLRILQVPLGQDDAISSGRELKRVSGGLLVQTPDRNTLTAAQLKVVTQKQPTAQQLQDLFFAWKVCTWVKSNAIVFCGNGMTLGVGAGQMSRIDSARIAAIKAQHAGLELKGSAVASDAFFPFRDGLDAVADAGATCVIQPGGSVRDDEVIAAANERGIAMVFTGMRHFRH, from the coding sequence ATGTCGTCAGTTGCCCCCGTCGCCTCTTCGCCAAGACCAAACCGCATTCCCATCAAGCGGGCCCTGATTAGCGTGTCGAATAAGGCCGGCATTGTTGAGTTTGCCCAGGCCCTGGCCAGCCGTGGCGTCACCATTTTGTCCACCGGTGGCACAGCAACCTTGCTGCGCGACAAGGGCTTAAACGTAATGCCAGTCGATCAGGTCACCAAGTTTCCCGAAATGCTCGATGGCCGTGTCAAAACACTGCATCCCGCTGTGCATGGCGGCCTGCTTGCGCGGCGCGATTCTCCCGAACACATGCAGGCATTGGCCGCAGCCGACTTCACGCCGATTGATCTGCTGGTGGTGAATCTCTATCCGTTTCGTGAGACCCTGGCCCGGCCTGGTGCGAGCTATGAAGATGTGATTGAAAACATTGATATCGGTGGGCCGGCCATGCTGCGGGCTGGCGCAAAGAATCACGACGGCGTGGCCGTGGTGGTGGACCCCAGCGACTATGCGGGCCTGTTGGCCGAGCTTGATCAGCACAACACCACGCTGGGCTGGCCAACCCGTCAGCGCCTCGCGCGAAAAGTCTTTGCCCACACCGCTGCTTATGACGGGGCGATTAGCAACTTCTTAAATGGTTTGGCGCCCATTGAATGCGATGCCAGTGCAACGGGCTGCATGCCACCCGCACCGGAATCCGCGCAGGCCTATCCTGATGTGCTGAGTGTTCAAGTACAAAAAGTGCAAGGCATGCGGTATGGCGAAAACCCACACCAGAGTGCCGCGTTTTATCGTGACCCAGATGCCCGCGAAGGCACCCTGGCCAACTACACACAATTGCAGGGCAAAGAGCTCTCGTTTAACAACATCGCCGATGCCGATGCCGCATGGTCTTGTGTGCGCAGCTTTGATGGCCCTGCCTGCGTGATTGTGAAACACGCCAACCCATGTGGTGTGGCGATTGCAGAAGATGCCTTGGCGGCCTATCAAAAAGCATTCAAAACAGACCCCACATCGGCATTCGGCGGTATTTTGGCCTTTAACACCGAGTTGTCTGAGTCGGCCGCCCAAGAGATTTCAAAACAATTTGCGGAAGTCATTATTGCGCCAAGCTTTCACCCGAATGCGCTCAAGGTATTCGCGGCAAAAGCCAACCTGCGGATCTTGCAGGTGCCGCTTGGCCAAGACGACGCTATTTCTTCTGGCCGTGAGTTAAAGCGTGTGAGTGGCGGGCTTTTGGTGCAGACCCCGGATCGCAACACCTTAACGGCAGCGCAGCTTAAAGTGGTCACGCAAAAGCAGCCCACCGCACAGCAGCTCCAAGATCTCTTCTTCGCATGGAAGGTCTGCACTTGGGTGAAAAGCAATGCCATTGTGTTCTGTGGCAACGGCATGACCCTTGGCGTTGGTGCCGGCCAGATGAGCCGCATTGATTCGGCCCGCATTGCTGCGATCAAGGCCCAACACGCTGGCCTGGAACTCAAGGGCTCCGCGGTGGCCTCCGATGCGTTTTTCCCATTTCGTGATGGCTTAGATGCCGTGGCCGATGCCGGCGCAACCTGTGTGATTCAGCCAGGCGGGTCGGTGCGAGACGATGAAGTGATTGCAGCGGCCAACGAGCGTGGCATTGCCATGGTCTTTACCGGCATGCGGCACTTCCGGCACTGA
- the ruvC gene encoding crossover junction endodeoxyribonuclease RuvC, with product MKILGIDPGLRRTGFGVIQANGQRVQYVGSGVIKPEIDGTEPERLAELFSGVVQILDHFQPDCAVIERVFVNVNPKSTLSLGQARGVAIAALSQRGLPIDEITPLRIKQSVVGSGRATKDQVQFMVQRHLGLTKPPGADAADALACALAWWQTLGHSNAIQAAQASTRTSPAAARSRQR from the coding sequence ATGAAAATCCTTGGCATTGACCCCGGATTGCGCCGCACTGGCTTTGGCGTGATCCAGGCCAATGGCCAACGTGTTCAATATGTGGGCAGCGGTGTCATCAAGCCTGAAATTGATGGCACCGAGCCCGAACGACTTGCTGAACTCTTTAGTGGAGTCGTGCAGATTCTTGATCACTTCCAGCCCGACTGTGCGGTGATTGAACGGGTATTTGTTAACGTCAATCCAAAATCCACGCTCTCTCTTGGCCAGGCCCGCGGTGTGGCGATCGCGGCGCTGTCGCAGCGGGGCCTGCCCATCGATGAGATCACGCCACTGCGCATCAAGCAGTCGGTGGTGGGCTCTGGCCGTGCCACCAAAGATCAGGTGCAGTTCATGGTGCAGCGGCACTTGGGCCTGACCAAACCCCCCGGTGCCGATGCGGCCGATGCGCTGGCCTGTGCGCTGGCCTGGTGGCAGACCCTGGGCCACAGCAATGCAATTCAGGCCGCCCAGGCCAGCACCAGAACTAGCCCTGCGGCTGCCAGATCGCGTCAGCGCTAA
- the ruvA gene encoding Holliday junction branch migration protein RuvA, with translation MIGRLSGLLLAKHPPQILLDVQGVGYEIDVPMSSLYELPEIGKPVTLLTHMVVREDAQLLYGFVTDAERTAFRELIRVSGVGPRIALAVLSGLSVEQLQQAVAMQEVGLLTRVPGIGKKTAERLILELKGRLGQAIGSDTGSVVSASADVLNALLALGYSEREAAAAARGIPAGTSVSEAIKAALKQLAK, from the coding sequence ATGATTGGACGTCTATCGGGCTTGCTACTGGCCAAACACCCTCCCCAAATCCTGCTGGATGTGCAGGGCGTTGGATACGAAATCGATGTGCCGATGAGTAGTCTTTACGAACTGCCCGAGATCGGCAAACCCGTGACCCTGCTCACCCATATGGTGGTGCGGGAAGACGCCCAACTCCTTTATGGCTTTGTGACCGATGCCGAACGCACCGCCTTTCGTGAATTGATTCGCGTTAGCGGCGTGGGGCCACGCATTGCACTTGCGGTCTTATCTGGCCTGTCGGTAGAACAACTTCAACAAGCGGTCGCCATGCAAGAGGTCGGGCTTCTTACCCGCGTGCCTGGCATTGGCAAAAAAACCGCCGAGCGCCTGATTCTGGAATTAAAAGGCCGGCTTGGTCAGGCCATTGGAAGCGATACCGGATCGGTAGTGTCGGCAAGTGCCGATGTCCTGAATGCGCTTCTGGCCTTGGGCTATTCTGAGCGCGAGGCGGCGGCGGCGGCCAGAGGCATTCCTGCGGGCACATCGGTCTCCGAAGCGATCAAGGCCGCACTCAAACAGCTGGCGAAATAA
- the ruvB gene encoding Holliday junction branch migration DNA helicase RuvB, which produces MIEHDDLSALPDDSDRLISGQAKTPAEEALERALRPQRLEDYVGQAKVRDQLGLFIQAARQRSEALDHVLLFGPPGLGKTTLAHILARELGVNLRQTSGPVLERPGDLAALLTNLERNDVLFIDEIHRLSPVVEEILYPALEDYQIDIMIGEGPAARSIKLDLQPFTLIGATTRAGMLTNPLRDRFGIVSRLEFYSPQDLTKIVTRSAGLLNAAIDDTGAFEIAKRSRGTPRVANRLLRRVRDFAQVRSDGSITAKIADQALSMLEVDREGFDVMDRKLLEAIIEKFSGGPVGLDNLAAAIGEAKDTIEDVLEPYLIQQGFLQRTPRGRIATASAYQHFGKIVPDDSSNTRLF; this is translated from the coding sequence ATGATCGAACACGACGATTTATCTGCCCTGCCCGACGATAGTGATCGGCTGATCTCTGGCCAGGCCAAGACCCCTGCAGAAGAAGCGCTTGAGCGGGCCCTGCGGCCACAACGACTCGAAGACTACGTGGGCCAGGCCAAGGTCCGTGACCAATTGGGGCTGTTTATCCAGGCGGCCCGCCAACGCAGCGAGGCCTTGGACCATGTCTTACTCTTTGGCCCACCAGGCCTGGGCAAGACCACCCTGGCCCATATCCTTGCGAGAGAGCTCGGCGTCAATCTTCGGCAGACTTCTGGCCCTGTTTTAGAGCGGCCGGGCGATCTTGCTGCCTTGCTCACCAATTTAGAACGCAACGATGTGTTGTTCATTGACGAGATTCATCGGCTTAGTCCCGTGGTTGAAGAGATTCTGTATCCAGCGCTTGAGGACTATCAGATTGACATCATGATTGGCGAAGGCCCCGCGGCGCGCTCAATCAAACTGGATCTGCAGCCGTTCACACTGATTGGTGCCACCACGCGGGCCGGCATGCTCACCAACCCACTGCGGGATCGTTTTGGCATTGTGTCTCGGCTTGAGTTTTACTCGCCGCAAGACCTGACCAAGATCGTGACCCGCTCTGCGGGCTTACTCAATGCCGCCATTGACGACACCGGCGCCTTTGAGATTGCAAAACGCTCTCGTGGCACGCCCCGTGTGGCCAATCGGCTATTGCGGCGTGTGCGTGACTTCGCCCAGGTTCGATCCGATGGCAGCATTACCGCCAAGATCGCCGATCAGGCACTTTCCATGCTGGAAGTAGATCGCGAAGGCTTCGATGTAATGGATCGCAAGTTGTTAGAAGCGATTATCGAAAAATTCTCTGGCGGCCCGGTTGGTTTAGATAACCTGGCGGCTGCCATTGGCGAAGCAAAAGACACTATTGAAGATGTGCTTGAGCCCTATCTCATTCAACAAGGCTTTTTACAGCGCACACCACGGGGCCGCATCGCCACAGCTTCGGCCTATCAACACTTTGGCAAGATTGTTCCTGACGACTCATCCAACACAAGGCTCTTTTAA
- the tolQ gene encoding protein TolQ has product MTATPNLSVLTLILEASLPVQLVMLLLIVISILSWTVIFKKWQSIGRARQETESFEKTFWAGGDLMGIYKQAENGQLPGSLPKIFEAGMREFLKSRSGAVSDPVAMIDGARRSMRAAFQRELDGLERNLPFLASTGSVSPYIGLFGTVWGIMHAFSGLANVQQATLASVAPGIAEALVATAIGLFAAIPAVVAYNRYATDIDRLSIRFEGFIEEFSNILQRQAAR; this is encoded by the coding sequence ATGACCGCCACTCCTAATTTATCTGTACTCACGCTGATCCTCGAAGCCAGTCTGCCCGTGCAGCTCGTCATGCTGCTGTTGATTGTTATCTCGATTCTGTCGTGGACCGTGATCTTCAAAAAATGGCAGTCGATTGGCCGTGCCCGACAAGAGACCGAGAGTTTCGAGAAAACATTTTGGGCTGGCGGCGATTTAATGGGCATTTACAAGCAGGCTGAAAATGGCCAACTGCCCGGCTCACTACCCAAGATTTTCGAAGCTGGCATGCGGGAATTTTTAAAAAGCCGCTCTGGGGCCGTGTCTGATCCCGTTGCCATGATCGACGGTGCGCGCCGCTCCATGCGGGCTGCCTTTCAACGCGAGCTCGATGGCTTAGAGCGCAACCTGCCCTTTCTTGCCTCGACCGGTTCGGTTTCGCCTTACATCGGTTTATTTGGCACCGTCTGGGGAATCATGCACGCGTTTTCAGGCCTAGCCAATGTGCAACAGGCGACCCTTGCAAGCGTGGCCCCTGGCATTGCCGAGGCACTTGTGGCCACCGCGATTGGTCTGTTTGCCGCAATTCCTGCTGTGGTGGCCTATAACCGTTACGCCACTGACATCGATCGGTTGAGCATTCGCTTCGAGGGCTTTATCGAAGAGTTCTCCAATATCTTGCAGCGCCAGGCTGCCCGTTAA
- a CDS encoding ExbD/TolR family protein, whose product MGSSANPRQHRRRRMMAEINVVPYIDVTLVLLIIFMVTAPMIVTGTIDLPKVGQASQAPVAAVEIMIRQDGSITLRKNTEGESEKPVARDELAAAVKVLAPALDTPVIISAEKAVRYEHVIGAMDVLQRAGHTRVGLNVRKE is encoded by the coding sequence ATGGGAAGCTCTGCAAACCCAAGGCAGCATCGCCGGCGGCGCATGATGGCCGAGATTAATGTGGTGCCTTACATCGATGTCACCTTGGTGCTGCTGATCATCTTCATGGTGACCGCCCCCATGATCGTGACAGGCACGATTGATCTGCCCAAAGTCGGCCAGGCATCTCAGGCCCCGGTAGCGGCTGTTGAAATCATGATCCGCCAAGATGGGTCCATCACGCTTAGAAAAAACACCGAGGGCGAATCTGAAAAACCTGTCGCCCGTGATGAGTTAGCAGCTGCTGTAAAAGTATTGGCCCCAGCGCTCGACACGCCGGTCATTATTTCGGCAGAAAAAGCGGTGCGCTACGAACACGTGATCGGCGCCATGGATGTGTTGCAACGGGCTGGCCACACGCGGGTCGGGCTAAACGTTCGCAAGGAATAA
- the tolA gene encoding cell envelope integrity protein TolA, which produces MLAIEARESRNAAGAALLMHGLLAAGLLVSLNWTRQPNTPVQAELWSGLPRQIPATPTPAVTKPAPTPPKPTPVEPTKADISVQKKKAEAAKEDLEKKREQQKEAEKKEAAKKAAEKKLAEQRAAEKLEAQRKAELARLGLDPNAKANAKGKDIATKAGVVGGAELGSKTGIDADYEALIQARIKARINYPDRSPGNPEAIVAVEQLPTGEITRVRLIKPSGTPTWDAAVQRAVWAANPLPKKKDGTVARVLELSFRPKENP; this is translated from the coding sequence ATGCTGGCCATCGAGGCACGCGAGAGTCGCAACGCTGCAGGCGCTGCATTGCTAATGCATGGCTTGCTAGCCGCTGGCCTGCTGGTCTCGTTGAATTGGACACGCCAGCCCAACACTCCCGTGCAGGCAGAACTCTGGAGTGGCCTGCCGCGCCAAATTCCTGCCACACCAACACCGGCTGTGACCAAACCCGCACCAACGCCACCCAAGCCAACGCCTGTTGAACCCACCAAGGCGGACATCTCTGTTCAAAAGAAGAAAGCTGAAGCTGCCAAAGAAGATCTAGAAAAAAAACGCGAGCAGCAAAAAGAAGCGGAGAAAAAAGAGGCTGCAAAAAAAGCCGCCGAGAAAAAACTGGCTGAACAGCGGGCAGCAGAAAAACTTGAAGCGCAGCGTAAAGCAGAGCTTGCACGGCTTGGCTTAGATCCCAATGCCAAGGCCAACGCAAAGGGCAAAGACATTGCCACCAAGGCAGGTGTTGTGGGCGGGGCTGAACTCGGCAGCAAGACCGGAATCGATGCCGATTACGAAGCGCTGATTCAGGCCCGAATCAAAGCCAGAATCAATTACCCAGACCGCAGCCCCGGTAACCCAGAGGCCATCGTGGCAGTAGAGCAACTCCCCACCGGCGAGATCACGCGGGTTCGGCTGATCAAACCCAGCGGCACACCCACCTGGGATGCTGCTGTCCAGCGCGCCGTCTGGGCCGCCAATCCGCTTCCCAAAAAGAAAGATGGCACAGTGGCCAGAGTCTTGGAACTAAGCTTCCGACCCAAGGAAAACCCCTAA
- the tolB gene encoding Tol-Pal system beta propeller repeat protein TolB gives MGRMMLLGGSIIRNTFQAIFRWRLGLTALLLCVSAAQAQTPLRIDITGVGTKQIPIAVAPFDATDPTQKLTRIVTDVIRADLARSGVMSIVDAGTPAPALNERSPMAPLFAEWRGKGAQALVVGSASTTADGRTETRFILLDTARNESLGGLAIIHATSELEARRTGHRIADFIYEKLTGEPGFFATRLAFVRKDGDTHSLVISDSDGQNSQIALRTRQPIISLAWSPDGTRLAYVSYEERDGITKPIVYVHTLATGKRHIVANERGSNSAPAWAPDGKRLAVVLTRDGNSQIYLANAEGGGLTRVSRSSGIDTEPTFTPDGKTIYFTSDRGGSAQIYRAPVSGGTAERVTFNGPFNARPQVSPDGKYLSYITRREKLFRVAVMEIATQQETIVSNGPKDDSPSFAPNSKWIIYSSRQGEGNVLSAVSLDGKLRSRLSAEGSEIKGPAWGRLP, from the coding sequence ATGGGTCGCATGATGCTGTTGGGCGGCTCGATCATCCGTAATACCTTTCAGGCGATTTTTCGCTGGCGACTCGGCCTGACCGCGTTGCTGCTGTGCGTTTCTGCCGCACAGGCCCAGACCCCACTTCGCATTGACATCACTGGCGTGGGTACCAAACAGATTCCAATCGCGGTGGCCCCCTTTGATGCCACCGACCCAACGCAGAAACTCACCCGTATCGTGACCGATGTCATTCGGGCAGATTTGGCACGCAGTGGTGTGATGTCGATTGTCGATGCCGGCACGCCCGCACCCGCACTCAATGAACGCAGCCCAATGGCCCCCTTATTTGCTGAGTGGCGGGGCAAAGGCGCGCAGGCGCTTGTGGTGGGCAGCGCATCCACCACCGCTGATGGCCGAACCGAGACACGTTTCATTTTGCTGGATACCGCCCGCAACGAAAGCCTGGGTGGCCTGGCCATTATCCATGCCACCAGCGAATTGGAAGCCCGGCGCACGGGCCACCGCATTGCCGATTTTATTTATGAAAAACTCACTGGCGAACCCGGGTTTTTCGCCACGCGCCTGGCCTTTGTCCGCAAAGATGGCGACACCCACAGCCTGGTGATCTCTGACTCCGATGGCCAAAACTCGCAGATCGCGCTGCGCACTCGACAGCCCATCATTTCACTGGCCTGGTCTCCGGATGGCACCCGGCTGGCCTATGTGTCTTATGAAGAACGTGACGGCATCACCAAGCCGATCGTTTACGTGCACACGCTCGCTACTGGCAAGCGTCACATCGTGGCCAACGAGCGTGGCAGCAACAGCGCACCGGCCTGGGCGCCAGATGGCAAGCGGCTTGCAGTGGTGCTCACGCGCGACGGTAATTCCCAGATCTATCTGGCCAATGCCGAGGGTGGCGGTTTAACCCGAGTCTCGCGTTCAAGCGGTATTGATACCGAGCCCACCTTTACGCCCGACGGAAAAACCATCTACTTCACTTCAGACCGAGGTGGCTCTGCTCAGATTTATCGGGCACCGGTCAGTGGCGGAACCGCCGAGCGCGTGACCTTTAATGGCCCCTTTAACGCCCGGCCACAGGTAAGCCCCGACGGAAAATATCTGTCCTATATCACCCGCCGTGAAAAACTCTTTCGTGTGGCTGTGATGGAGATCGCCACGCAGCAAGAAACCATTGTGAGTAACGGCCCCAAAGACGACTCCCCCAGCTTTGCGCCCAACAGTAAATGGATCATTTACAGCAGCCGCCAAGGCGAGGGCAATGTCCTGTCGGCGGTCTCGCTCGACGGAAAATTACGATCCCGATTGTCCGCTGAAGGCAGTGAAATCAAGGGGCCCGCCTGGGGGCGGCTGCCGTAA
- the pal gene encoding peptidoglycan-associated lipoprotein Pal, with product MQQLLNKFSRLPLVLSSVAIVALAGCASQVPLDDKQSSAPVSTAGASGSSGSSAADAAMSAAERQIAAAKAALSQVKPSVYFDFDKYEIKPEFQNTVTAFANYMKADAKARLVIEGNADERGTTEYNLALGQKRAEAVSKALGVMGVGAGRVEAISNGEEKPRAKGSNEAAWAENRRADLLLK from the coding sequence ATGCAACAACTGCTCAACAAGTTTTCACGCCTCCCTCTTGTTTTGTCATCAGTGGCCATCGTTGCACTTGCTGGCTGTGCATCGCAGGTTCCCTTGGATGACAAACAGTCTTCCGCCCCAGTATCTACCGCAGGTGCATCCGGCAGCAGTGGTTCCTCCGCAGCCGATGCCGCCATGTCCGCCGCTGAGCGCCAAATCGCAGCAGCAAAGGCCGCGCTGTCACAAGTGAAACCCAGCGTTTACTTTGATTTCGACAAGTATGAAATCAAGCCTGAGTTTCAAAACACCGTCACAGCTTTTGCCAATTACATGAAAGCCGACGCCAAGGCCCGCCTGGTCATTGAAGGCAATGCGGATGAGCGTGGCACGACCGAATACAACCTGGCCCTGGGACAAAAACGTGCCGAAGCCGTGAGCAAAGCGCTCGGCGTGATGGGTGTGGGTGCAGGCCGTGTTGAAGCCATCAGCAACGGCGAAGAAAAGCCGCGTGCCAAAGGCTCCAACGAAGCCGCCTGGGCAGAAAATCGCCGTGCTGATCTGCTGTTGAAGTAA
- a CDS encoding YbgF trimerization domain-containing protein gives MLVLRQITAASLSRAAVFVGTLAIAASASAMFSDDEARRAILDLRARVEAANARIDDLQKQLQSTSQAHLQLLNESERLRAELATLRGQLEETGRVATTGKSQQKDLYLDLDQRLKQIEPVTVETNGTTYRVSPAEKARFDELQEALKAGEFKKSVGLANRFMLQFPGSALGPRVLLNKGTALYADKNYKAAIAAREDFIDRYPGHPEVPLAMLNMAASQAESGSPAAARTTLQSLIKEFPDSPATAEAKERLKTLAKPASTAPAKAPAAKAPLAK, from the coding sequence ATGTTAGTTTTGCGTCAGATCACGGCCGCATCGTTATCACGTGCGGCCGTTTTTGTTGGCACGCTGGCAATCGCCGCCTCGGCTTCCGCCATGTTTTCCGACGACGAGGCACGCCGTGCCATTTTGGATTTGCGCGCACGGGTCGAGGCGGCTAACGCCCGCATTGATGATCTGCAAAAGCAACTGCAAAGCACGTCACAGGCCCACCTGCAGCTTCTTAATGAAAGCGAACGGCTGCGTGCCGAGCTTGCTACTCTGCGTGGGCAGCTCGAAGAAACGGGGCGAGTGGCTACCACAGGGAAAAGCCAGCAAAAAGATCTGTATCTCGACCTGGATCAGCGACTCAAACAGATTGAACCCGTCACGGTAGAAACCAACGGCACGACCTATCGCGTTAGTCCCGCTGAAAAAGCCCGGTTCGACGAATTGCAAGAAGCCCTGAAAGCGGGTGAATTTAAAAAATCGGTTGGCCTTGCCAATCGTTTCATGCTGCAGTTCCCAGGGTCTGCACTTGGCCCACGGGTCCTGCTCAATAAAGGCACCGCCCTGTACGCCGACAAAAATTACAAGGCGGCCATTGCCGCCCGAGAAGACTTTATTGATCGCTACCCTGGCCACCCTGAAGTGCCACTGGCCATGCTCAATATGGCGGCTAGCCAAGCAGAATCGGGCAGCCCCGCAGCAGCGCGCACCACTCTGCAATCCCTGATCAAAGAATTCCCCGATTCCCCTGCCACCGCTGAAGCAAAAGAGCGGCTCAAAACGCTAGCGAAACCTGCCAGCACAGCCCCCGCTAAAGCACCTGCGGCCAAGGCGCCCCTCGCCAAATAA
- a CDS encoding YeeE/YedE family protein, producing the protein MIPTEEIAALERYVPLLGLAIGLALGWISRYARFCTMGAIADWYASGDTARLRMWLLAIATAIVGTQALIATNAIEIKDSFYIAPRLLWLSNIVGGLTFGFGMVLASGCGSRTLVRIGGGSLKALVVFLVMAIIAFMTMRGILGVLRVNTIEKIGVTLNSKQDLASLIGLDPVLIASIATASLLVFIFTNKSFLRQPRLIAGGLVIGLLVVAGWFTTGNIGFVLEDPNTLEPRFVGTNTRGIESLTFVAPLAYALDLLMFWSDRARAVTFGIAAVSGVALGAFIHAIASREFRLEGFQNRQDLSRHLVGAALMGFGGVVAFGCTIGQGITGLSLLALGSLLATLSIVAGAWLGLRWIERGA; encoded by the coding sequence ATGATTCCTACCGAAGAGATTGCGGCGCTTGAGCGTTATGTTCCCCTGCTGGGCCTAGCCATCGGTCTGGCACTGGGCTGGATCTCTCGATACGCCCGTTTCTGCACCATGGGCGCCATTGCCGATTGGTATGCCAGCGGCGACACCGCCAGGCTGCGTATGTGGCTTTTGGCCATTGCCACGGCCATCGTTGGCACACAGGCCCTGATCGCCACCAATGCCATTGAGATCAAAGACTCGTTTTACATTGCGCCACGCCTGCTGTGGCTGTCGAACATTGTGGGTGGGCTGACATTTGGCTTTGGCATGGTCTTGGCATCGGGCTGCGGAAGCCGCACGCTGGTCAGGATTGGCGGTGGCAGCCTAAAGGCCCTGGTGGTGTTCTTGGTCATGGCAATCATTGCCTTTATGACCATGCGCGGCATTCTTGGAGTCTTGCGGGTCAATACCATTGAAAAAATCGGCGTGACCCTGAATTCCAAGCAAGACCTGGCCAGCCTGATTGGCCTAGACCCGGTCCTGATTGCATCAATCGCTACCGCCAGCCTACTCGTGTTCATTTTCACAAACAAGTCCTTTTTGCGGCAGCCCAGATTGATTGCTGGGGGCCTGGTCATTGGCCTGCTGGTCGTGGCGGGGTGGTTTACCACCGGCAACATCGGTTTTGTGCTGGAAGATCCCAACACCCTAGAGCCCCGATTCGTTGGGACCAACACCCGCGGCATTGAATCACTCACCTTTGTGGCCCCCCTGGCCTATGCCCTGGACCTGTTGATGTTTTGGAGCGATCGGGCTCGTGCGGTGACTTTTGGCATTGCTGCCGTGTCGGGGGTGGCACTTGGGGCCTTTATCCACGCGATTGCCAGCCGAGAATTCCGGCTAGAGGGCTTTCAGAACCGGCAAGACCTGTCACGCCATCTGGTGGGTGCCGCCCTGATGGGCTTTGGTGGCGTGGTGGCCTTTGGCTGCACCATTGGCCAGGGCATTACCGGCCTGTCGCTTCTGGCCTTGGGCTCTCTTCTCGCCACGCTATCGATCGTGGCGGGGGCCTGGCTGGGCCTGCGCTGGATAGAGCGCGGAGCCTGA
- a CDS encoding transposase, with protein MVLGRSEPSLRAYLSRLRGRDKVRVVVMDLSDGYRQIARQYFPNAKIVADRFHVIRLVNHHFLKLWQQQDPVGRKDRGLLSLMRRHQWRLTAEQQENLGRYLSRYPVLEALYAAKQRLAELLLIKSANSNYAKKQLPKLLALLRQFTDSPAKSLANTLLSWLEPIVRMWRFSKSNGITEGFHTKMEMMSRRAFGFRNFENYRLRVLAHCGWDGIINRV; from the coding sequence GTGGTCCTGGGGCGCTCAGAACCCAGTCTGAGGGCCTATTTAAGCCGCCTGCGAGGGCGAGATAAGGTCCGGGTGGTGGTCATGGATCTATCGGATGGTTACCGTCAGATCGCAAGGCAGTACTTCCCCAATGCGAAGATCGTTGCCGATCGGTTCCACGTCATCCGGCTCGTTAACCACCACTTCTTAAAGCTCTGGCAGCAGCAAGATCCGGTGGGCAGAAAGGATCGTGGATTGCTCAGTCTGATGCGCAGGCATCAGTGGCGATTGACCGCAGAGCAGCAAGAAAACCTTGGCCGCTATCTCTCCCGCTACCCGGTCTTAGAAGCGCTCTATGCCGCCAAGCAACGATTGGCTGAGCTGCTGTTGATTAAAAGCGCCAATTCCAACTACGCCAAGAAACAGCTACCCAAACTTCTGGCGTTACTGCGGCAATTTACCGATAGCCCCGCCAAGAGTCTGGCCAACACCCTGCTGTCTTGGTTAGAACCGATTGTTCGAATGTGGCGGTTCTCAAAATCCAACGGAATAACGGAAGGCTTCCACACCAAAATGGAAATGATGTCGCGGCGAGCGTTTGGGTTTAGAAACTTTGAGAATTACCGACTGCGGGTATTAGCCCACTGCGGTTGGGATGGAATAATTAATCGTGTTTAA